The following DNA comes from Mucilaginibacter jinjuensis.
GGGCTCGAAAAACAACCCGGTATTTTTAACATCGCCCAATAAAGTTGCTGAGCAGTTATAAATTAATACAGCATATCTTTTTGCATTAACATTAGAGCTGATCGAATCTACCTGCGGATAATGTGGCTTGTTACCTTCGGCATATACACCTATAGCGTAGTTGATGCCGGCCGCATCCTGTTCCCAGGCTTTTACCAGCAAAGCCGATGGTGACAGATCTTTATATAAAATATAAGTACCCGATGGAATAAGCTTAGTCTTAACCAGATTATCTAAAGCATTACCCGGTTGATAAAGTGCTGTTAAACGGGAGCTAACAGCTTTAACCTCATCGTCAGAAAATTTGATTTGAGTGGTATAGCATTTTGCGTCTTTACAATCAGTGATAGAAGCTTTAAGGTCAGACAACTTTTTCTGTGTCAGTTTAGCCAGCTCAGCATCGCTGCTAAGTAACTTATTGACAGCTTTATCATGACTAAAAAGCGTGAGCAGATAATAATTTTTATCCTGCACCCAGTTACCTGATGAGATAAGTGGATATGGATTGGAAGTTGTTTTAACCTGACTATAAACTGTAAAACCCAGGAATATCAACTGGAGCAGTAGTAATATTTTTTTCATGGCAGAAGATGTTTGACAAAGAACCCCTTTCTGCGTAAAGTAAAAGTTAACTGATTGTTATAATCTTTACAAAACCGCAGGGCATTCAGGAGGATATAAAAAATAATTTACTGTCCATTATAAGTATTTTCAAAAAGCTTATAATTCAAAAACATTTACTACATTTGAATGTCTACTAAATTAGTATACATTATTTAATAATGATCAAACACGCCATGTCATCTGTTTCTTTCTTTAACGACTCTTTTTCCGAAGGTCGTTATTGTTGTTGTTGAACAATTATATGCCCGGGCATGATTGCAATGTACGGAGCACAGGAAACAAGGGCACTAATAATAAAACTTTATAAAACATCAATGGTCAGATGGCCGAGTGGCTTAGGCGCAGGTCTGCAAAACCTGATACGGCGGTTCGAATCCGCTTCTGACCTCTAATAACTAACTAACTGACCAACGGGATGATATGAAGAAATGGAATTTTCTTTCGATTGTCGCTTTAATGCTGATAGCTAACCTTCACAAGGCCGAGGCACAGAATTCCTCAACCGGGCCTCATGTGCTGGTAGTAATGGCACATCCTGATGATGAAAGCACATTTTCTGCCTCATTATACAAGATTACCAAAGAACAACACGGCACGGTTGACTTGTTTATTATCACCAATGGCGAAGCCGGTTACAAATACTGTACCCTGGCCGAAAATTATTACCATTTAGAGTTAACCGATGAAAAGGTGGGCAGAAGCAATCTGCCCCGTATTCGCAAACAGGAAATTAAAAACGCCGGCCATATCCTCGGGATCAATAAATATTACTTCTTAGATCAAAAAGATTCGCATTATGGTCTTGATGAAAAAGACCCGCTGGATACATCATGGAATGTTAATTTAATAAAGCGACGTTTGAGAAATGTATTGGCAGAGGGGCACTATGATTTTATTTTTTCGATGCTCCCGGAAACAGCCACACATGGCCAACACAAAGCCGCCACCCTATTGGCTTTAGATGTGGTATCAAACTTACCAGCCGATAGCAGACCAATAGTTTTAGGTGCCAGGATCAGGAATAAAACAGATACAGCTTTCAGGTATACCCAATATGCAGGTTACCAGGTATCGAAATCGTTAACAGATACCGCCACTTTTAATGTAGACCGAACTGCCTCTTTCAGTTTCAAGCACCGTGTAAACTATAAGGTAGTTGTAAACTGGGAAATTGCCGAACATAAATCGCAGGGCGTAATGCAAATGGCGATGAATGATGGCGATTTGGAAGAGTTCTGGTATTTCTCATTAAACGGCCAGGATGGATTATCGAAAACCAAAGCATTATTTAATGAGCTTAGTCAGAACCCCTATTTATCGAAAACGTATTAAGCTATAAATCCATTAGAAAAATTAATCAGTGCTATTACAGTATCAATAATTTTAATATCTTTGAAATACTACAACATTAGTAGACATTATTAAGTGAAACAACAGCTATCCATAAACACCGCATCCCAAATGCGAATGCCTTTGCCAACAAGGGCCATGTATTGCTGTTGTTGTTAATTTTCCAGACAGTTTTTCCTGCTGATCTCTCCCTGACCTGTTGAATAAGCGGGCTATTTCTAAATAATATTTTTCGCTACTACTTTTTATACCGTCATGGTAACTATATTTTCAAATCCTACGTTAGCTGTAAACGTTAAGCAGCCTTATTCTTTCACTCATAACCATCTTACTATCTAATCGTTATGAAAAAGAATATCTTATTAGTAATTCTGATGAATGCCGCTACCCTCCTGTTTAGTTCATGGAATAAGTTGTCAGATCTGTATACGCAATCTGCATTAAAATTCAAGTCAGCTAGCATTACCGGCTATTCAAATACAGGTAACCAATTGGCTGTTACCCATCACCAGCTAAACGTAAATGGCTTACATATTAACTATACGGCAACGGCAGGCTACATGCCTATTATCAGCAAAGACAATAAGCCTATAGCGAAAATATTTTACGTGGCCTATCAAAGCGCATCACAACCTAACGCAGCCAAACGCCCCGTTACTTTTGTTTTTAACGGTGGGCCGGGTTCGGCATCTATATGGCTGCACATGGGTTCATTTGGGCCTGTGCGGGTTAAGTTTAAGAACGATAAAGGCGATGCTCCTGCAGCTCCCTATCAATACGAGGATAACCCTTATACCTGGTTAGGCTTTACCGACCTGGTATTTATAGATCCCGTTTCAACAGGTTACAGCCGTGCAGAGGATGGTGTAGATCCTAAAAACTTTCAGGGTTATAGCGAAGATATTAGCTCTGTGGGCGAATTTATCAGATCATACATCGCCAAAAACAACCGCTGGGACAACCCCAAATATATAGCCGGTGAAAGTTATGGAACTGTACGCGCTGTGGGGCTTGCCGGTTATCTGCAGAGCCATGATAACATTTATTTAAATGGCATTACCCTAATTTCATCAGCATTGAATTACCAACTGTTGAAGTTTAACCGGGGGAATGATATGCCTTATATTTACTACCTACCATCCTATGCGGTAACTGCACAATATCATCATAAACTATCACCCGAATTACAAAACCTGGCACCCGAAGAACTGGTTAAACGCAGCACCTCTTTCGCCAAAAGAACTTATGCTTACTTTTTGGCCGAAGGCGATGCTGCTTCGCCCGAACTAACCCGCAGTGTTATCGATTCGTTACATTATTTCACAGGCCTATCTAAAGAATATCTGACCAGCGTTAACGGTAAAGTTGCAGACCGGCAGTTTTTCAAGAAGCTGTTGGGCACTACAGACCAGGTAATTGGCGCATTCGACGGTCGTTTTGCAGGCAATAACCTGGATGATAACGATCAAAACTCCTACTACGACCCCAGCGAAGCCAACCTGACTGGTTTATTTGTATCCGCCTTTAACAGCTATATTACTAAAGAACTGAAATACTACAACGATTTGCCCTACCAGGCAACGGCAGATCTGTCCTCATGGAATAATAAACCGGTTACCAATAATGGCTTTTTGGATGTATCAGAATCATTGAAAACATCCATGACTAAAAACCCTCATTTAAAGGTAAACATGGTTTGTGGTTATTATGATCTATCTACCCCGGTAGCCAGCACAGCTTATGTTGTAGATCATCTGGGTTTAAAACCTGATCTACGCAAAAACATCAGCATGAATTATTATGCCGCAGGCCACTTAGTTTATATCAGTAAAGATGCAGATAGCAAACTTAAAAATGATGGTGAACTGTTTTATCATCGTTCATCGGAGTAACATCCAGACTATGGAAGCACAACTGCCTCTACCGGCACATCCCAATGAGCCAATAATAATTCGAACCGGTATTGTTCAGCCTTTTGGTACGCTTCCTGATCTGGGAATAATTGCTTTTTGTATGGGTCAACTATACTATAATCGAAAGCTAAATGTTCGTTTTTAAAAACTAAAGTGATTTTAAAGTCCCAACGGCTGTCTTCGCTGCTGTGAATGATGGGGGTTTCGGCTTTAATACTCAATATATCGCCATGCTCCAGTAATTTTTTAAGCAACGGATAGTGGTTCTTTTTCCAAAGGGCAATAAACTCATCGGCATGTCCCCATTTTACTTTATAATAATTTTCAATAGTAAACCCGCTTGCAGGTGCAGTTTGGGCGAAGGCTGATAAACTGGTGATTGAAGCTATAACAATCAGAAAAGTAACTGTAAGTTTTTTCATATCGTTTAAGTTTTAATTATTGAGCTATTGATGCTGTAGTGAGGTTTTTATAGATAAATAAAGGCGTATGATCATCGGTCGAAACCTTATCTGTTATAATACTTTGCCCGGCACTGCCCGGATTATTTCCTTTACCCAAAGGCCATTTTGCTTTAGTATTACTAATGTAAATACCTGCTATGGTAGCGGCGCTCATGGCAAAATCTGTACAATTATTTGAGCTTAGCTGATAATCTGTTTCGCTAAACTGGCTCACCAGTTTCAGGATCCTTTTAAACTTGTGGCGCGATATAAACTTGCCGACAAGCTCGTCCCAATTATGCCCGCCGTCATCTTTAAAGGTAGAACTTGTGGTTGGCAAAAGCGGTGTGGCCGACAGGATATTATCTTTCTTCGGGTAAAACCCGAATGACCGCGTTACACAGGTAGAATCATCGTTGTACTTAATCAGTGTAATAAACGTATGCCCGGTATTAATCCAATGAAATACCTTGCGTTTACCCGGAACCGGTTGTTTAACATGGAATAGCAACGCATAAGCAATGGCAGTTTTTCCATCATTAAAAGCTTCGGCTATCTGTTGGTTGCCAATGGCTTCAGAACGTTTCTCATTAACATGATTTTCCAGCCACTGCGTTTTCTGATTAAAAAGACTGTCATCTTTTAAGTTAAGACTGAGAATTTCATTTTCTGTAGAAGAACTATCTGCCTCATCCGGTTCATCTGCGTGAATACTACTTTGTGATACCACAGGCAATGTTTTCAAATAGCATTTCATAGCCAGCGGATATAGTTTTAACCGTGCAAAAAGATCGGCCATACGGGTATAAGCCTTTTTATCTGTTACGCCTTGATTAGCCAGATCCGAAATTCTGATATGCTTTAAAACACGGCTAAACTGGCGGTTCACTTTAGTTTCGGTCAGGCCATTGGTTTCTGTTAATAGTTCGTCTATGTTATCAGTTACGGAAGCATTAATTGTGGTTTCAGCAATACTATCCGGCCTATTTTTAGCTAATAAAGGCACTACCTGCGGTTCTGTTTTTGTAACGCGATAAACAGTAACACCGCTTGTATGCTGTCCGTTAGCAATCAATGGCACAAATACAGTAGCCACTATTTGCAGTACAATATACCTTCTAACAAACCGCATCATCAAATAAAATCTTAGAGGTGTGGGGACGGATTTGAACCGCCGTTGAGGGTTTTGCAGACCCTTGCCTAACCAACTCGGCCACCCCACCTTGTTAATGAACGGACCTGTCCCAACAACAGGCCCGTTCCGGCTTAATCAACCATTAACCATATCTGCCGCCGTTAAGCAGATTGGCCCAAACACCACATCTATAAATATGTGAACAGCAGCAAGTTTTTATTGCTCTTCTTCCTGCTGTCCCCCTGCCCTGCCGCCTGCCAGGTTAGCAAAGAATAACGAATTAATAAATAACCTGCCGGTTCCCAACCAATAACCACGGTAAGTAGGGTCATCGGCAAACAAAACAACCTTCCCCCTGCCACTTGATGACAGGATAATAGCCGCTGAATTTGCCACGCTGCTTACACTTTCGCGCGGGGCGTAACCATTTACAAATGGCTTGGCATTATATTGCGCCACTGTTGTATAACGGTTAGCACTTGGTTGTAAAATGGTAGCCCCGTTTTTATTGATGAACAATTTTCTGCTGGTAACACCAAAGGCAATCGGATTGGTAATATCCAGATCAGCCTGAAATATGGCACCATTTACACGTTTAGCACCTTCAACTTCTTCCTGGCGGGCAAAATCTAATCGGCCACTTTCAGAACGTCTGCGTCCTGTTGCTGGCGTTTGGTGTGTGCTATCTGCTGATGCCGGTTTTGCTGCCGGCGCACCTGCCCTTCTACCACCTGCCGGCGCTTGTTGCTCCGCGGGTGCAGTTGTATTTGCAACAGCAGTTGTTGCTTGTGCATTACCATCACGGCCGCCAAAGGTTGCAGGTACAACTTTTTCATTGGCGATGCCATGTTCAATAGCCCAGGCGCTTGCAGTTTGGAAGGTGATTAGTGTACCGCCATTGCTTACCCAGTCTTTAATTTTATCTACAGTTGCCTTATCCCATGCATTATATGCGCCGCCTGGTAAAATAAGTACGGTGTAACGGCTTAGGTCGGCACGTTGAAAACTGGCAGGATCAATTTTTGCTACAGGAAGATCGAGCTGTTGATTTAACAAAAACCAAACCTGCCCGGCTTCCGATGCGGTAACACCCTGACCAAAAGCAAGCGCTACTTCCGGTTTCTTAATAGCCCGGATGTTACTGCTACCCAAATCAATACCTTCCAGGCTGTAGCCGGTATTAACAGCCGCAAAATTTAAATGCGTTTCTACGGCAACTTCCTGCAATGCTTTGTACAATGAATCTGGCGAAACCGTTTGCCCAACAACAGGTATCACCAGCGAGCCACTGCCATAGCTTCGTTTACCCGCAGCTGTGCCTGCTGTAAATGGTTTAAATGCAGCCCTAACCAGTATTTGTTTGGTTAATAAATGATAGAGTGCGCGGCTGGCATTATAATCGGTATAGTTGAGCAGGTAGGCTAAATTAGATTTGCCGCCCTCAACAGTACCATTGGTTAATTCTACCGAGTTCACCAATGCGCCTTTAGCCGTCGGTGCAGCTAACCTGGCATATTTTAATCCATAAGCATGGATGATGCTCCAACCTGTATTATCGTAGTAAATGCTATCCGTAAGTGCGTTTTCTTCAAATATGGAGTGAACAATCAGGTAGTTAGGCTGATCTGATGGTACTATGTAAGCTTTGCCTTTTTGGAAGTTTTTGCCATCCTGTGCAACATTGTCGGCAAGCTGATAAACTTTAATGCGGTGTTGTAACAGCAACCCCAAAAACTTCTGTGTTAGGTTTACATCTTTTGCATCGCCAAAAACGTAAGCTTTGGTCGTGCTTTTCTGTCCTTGCTCTAAGGCGTATTTGAAAAAGTCTTTCTGGGTTTTAAATAAGCCTGCTTTTTCTGCTACTGATGCACGGATGGTTGAGAAACTTGTAGTAAGGTGATTACGGATAGAAAAAGCAAATGTAAGCGGGATGCCATTAGCTGATTCCTGCACAATACCTCGTGAACTAGCCTGCTCATAAGTAGCGGCGACAGCGCCATAAAACTTAGGATAAGTTGAGCCATAAATTGGCGACAAGTTATCATATCCTTCTTTGGTAAAATATAAGGAGCCTATGTTATCAAGCGCTTCAGCATTGTATTTGGCCAGCACAATTCCTTCATCATACAAAAACTGTGGGATGATTGGGCTGTAATGACTTTTAGGTGTTGGTTCAAAGTAATAGGTAGCGCTGGTGCCCTGCTCGTGAAAATCAATCTGCACGTTAGGGTACCACTGATGAAAAAATTCAACACGGTTACGGCTTTCTACCTGAACAAGATTTAACCAGTCGCGGTTAAGGTCGGTATAATAGTGATTGGTACGCCCCTGCGGCCAGCCTTCCTGGTGCTCTTTATCTGCTGGATCGGCAACGGGTGGGTTAGAATGGAATGAATTGTGCCAGTTAGCCGCACGATCGCGTCCGTCAGGGTTGAGTGATGGATCGATAAATATCACCGACTCCTGTAACCACTTTAAGGTTTCGGGATCATTACTTGCGGCAAGGTAATAGGCAACCA
Coding sequences within:
- a CDS encoding PIG-L family deacetylase, which gives rise to MKKWNFLSIVALMLIANLHKAEAQNSSTGPHVLVVMAHPDDESTFSASLYKITKEQHGTVDLFIITNGEAGYKYCTLAENYYHLELTDEKVGRSNLPRIRKQEIKNAGHILGINKYYFLDQKDSHYGLDEKDPLDTSWNVNLIKRRLRNVLAEGHYDFIFSMLPETATHGQHKAATLLALDVVSNLPADSRPIVLGARIRNKTDTAFRYTQYAGYQVSKSLTDTATFNVDRTASFSFKHRVNYKVVVNWEIAEHKSQGVMQMAMNDGDLEEFWYFSLNGQDGLSKTKALFNELSQNPYLSKTY
- a CDS encoding S10 family peptidase, producing MKKNILLVILMNAATLLFSSWNKLSDLYTQSALKFKSASITGYSNTGNQLAVTHHQLNVNGLHINYTATAGYMPIISKDNKPIAKIFYVAYQSASQPNAAKRPVTFVFNGGPGSASIWLHMGSFGPVRVKFKNDKGDAPAAPYQYEDNPYTWLGFTDLVFIDPVSTGYSRAEDGVDPKNFQGYSEDISSVGEFIRSYIAKNNRWDNPKYIAGESYGTVRAVGLAGYLQSHDNIYLNGITLISSALNYQLLKFNRGNDMPYIYYLPSYAVTAQYHHKLSPELQNLAPEELVKRSTSFAKRTYAYFLAEGDAASPELTRSVIDSLHYFTGLSKEYLTSVNGKVADRQFFKKLLGTTDQVIGAFDGRFAGNNLDDNDQNSYYDPSEANLTGLFVSAFNSYITKELKYYNDLPYQATADLSSWNNKPVTNNGFLDVSESLKTSMTKNPHLKVNMVCGYYDLSTPVASTAYVVDHLGLKPDLRKNISMNYYAAGHLVYISKDADSKLKNDGELFYHRSSE
- a CDS encoding M14 family metallopeptidase, with amino-acid sequence MKTTFKITSLLFGLLLFSVQIVSAQSNYYFPKAQALDSKIPTPEQFLGYPIGSFYTRHDQVVAYFRELARVSNRIHVQSIGHTYENREQIIATVTSPENFGRLDQIRQEHLNQIDPAKPVISSSAPVIIHLGYGVHGNETSSTEVSLLVAYYLAASNDPETLKWLQESVIFIDPSLNPDGRDRAANWHNSFHSNPPVADPADKEHQEGWPQGRTNHYYTDLNRDWLNLVQVESRNRVEFFHQWYPNVQIDFHEQGTSATYYFEPTPKSHYSPIIPQFLYDEGIVLAKYNAEALDNIGSLYFTKEGYDNLSPIYGSTYPKFYGAVAATYEQASSRGIVQESANGIPLTFAFSIRNHLTTSFSTIRASVAEKAGLFKTQKDFFKYALEQGQKSTTKAYVFGDAKDVNLTQKFLGLLLQHRIKVYQLADNVAQDGKNFQKGKAYIVPSDQPNYLIVHSIFEENALTDSIYYDNTGWSIIHAYGLKYARLAAPTAKGALVNSVELTNGTVEGGKSNLAYLLNYTDYNASRALYHLLTKQILVRAAFKPFTAGTAAGKRSYGSGSLVIPVVGQTVSPDSLYKALQEVAVETHLNFAAVNTGYSLEGIDLGSSNIRAIKKPEVALAFGQGVTASEAGQVWFLLNQQLDLPVAKIDPASFQRADLSRYTVLILPGGAYNAWDKATVDKIKDWVSNGGTLITFQTASAWAIEHGIANEKVVPATFGGRDGNAQATTAVANTTAPAEQQAPAGGRRAGAPAAKPASADSTHQTPATGRRRSESGRLDFARQEEVEGAKRVNGAIFQADLDITNPIAFGVTSRKLFINKNGATILQPSANRYTTVAQYNAKPFVNGYAPRESVSSVANSAAIILSSSGRGKVVLFADDPTYRGYWLGTGRLFINSLFFANLAGGRAGGQQEEEQ